The Euleptes europaea isolate rEulEur1 chromosome 19, rEulEur1.hap1, whole genome shotgun sequence genome includes a window with the following:
- the SPATA22 gene encoding spermatogenesis-associated protein 22: MKRNFTDSSTRTTAGCLPVPLFNQKKRTRQPLTSNPLKNEPGTSNTADTFDLSTMLADFGWETAKPEPTQLQKTSMEKAPHSSSASLRRDLCHGETAPVEEALRFSGADRTALAASKVPPFQLRLKEKDNSLRLLSAVIESMKHWSQYTNKAPLLFEVLGILDSAVTPGQYGAKTFLLRDGKESVSCVFYEIDRELPRLIRGRVHRCVGNYDTGRKLFRCVSVRPASVPEQQTFQDFVRIADVEMGEYVKASNEV; encoded by the exons ATGAAGAGAAACTTCACTGACAGTTCAACCCGTACTACAGCAG GCTGCCTACCTGTGCCACTCTTCAACCAGAAAAAGAGAACCAGACAACCACTTACTTCAAACCCACTTAAAAATGAGCCAGGTACCAGCAACACAGCAGATACTTTCGACCTTTCTACAATGCTAGCAG attttggCTGGGAAACTGCAAAGCCAGAACCAACTCAGCTACAGAAAACAAGCATGGA GAAGGCCCCCCACAGCAGCTCTGCAAGTCTCCGCCGTGATCTGTGCCATGGGGAGACTGCGCCGGTGGAGGAAGCTCTGCGGTTCTCAGGCGCCgacagaactgccctcgccgccagc AAAGTGCCACCCTTTCAACTCAGACTGAAGGAAAAAGACAATTCTCTCAGACTCCTGTCTGCTGTCATTGAGAGTATGAAGCACTGGAGTCAGTACACTAATAAAGCACCACTGTTGTTTGAGGTATTAG GTATTCTGGATTCTGCAGTCACCCCTGGACAATATGGTGCAAAGACTTTCCTTTTGCGAGATGGGAAGGAGAGTGTCTCTTGTGTATTCTATGAGATT GACCGGGAACTCCCACGATTAATCAGAGGTCGGGTCCACAGGTGTGTGGGAAATTATGACACAGGTCGGAAGCTCTTCAGGTGCGTCTCCGTAAGACCAGCCAGTGTTCCTGAACAACAAACCTTTCAAGATTTTGTCAGAATTGCAGATGTTGAGATGGGTGAATATGTGAAAGCAAGCAATGAAGTTTAA